Genomic segment of bacterium:
GACACCGACGCCCGTATGCAGGCGGCGGCGATCGACGGGAAGCGCGCCGCCGGCCGTCCCCTCGGGCCGCTGGCCGGGGCGATCGTGGCGATCAAGGACAACATCGCAATGCCCGGCGTGCCCTGCACCTGCGGCTCGCGCATGCTCGCAAACTGGAAGCCCCCCTACGAGGCCACGGTCGTCTCGCGCCTGAAAGCCGCCGATGCCATCATCATCGGCAAGACCAACCTCGATGAGTTCGCCATGGGCTCATCCACCGAGAATTCCTTCTTTGGTCCGTCGCGCAATCCCCATGATCCCCGCCGAGTGCCGGGCGGTTCCTCGGGCGGGTCGGCGGTCGCCGTCGCCGACTTTCAGGCGATGGGCTCCCTTGGCTCCGACACCGGCGGCTCGATTCGCACCCCCGCCGGATTCTGCGGCGTGGTCGGCCTCAAGCCGACCTACGGCTCCGTCTCACGCTGGGGGCTGGTCGCCTTTGCCTCGTCGCTGGACCAGATCGGCCCCTTCGGACGCTCGATCGCCGATGTCCGCGCCGTCTTCGATGTCATCAAGGGGCATGATCCCCACGACTCAACATCGATGCCGCTAAGCGATGGCCGTCCGCTTCCCGAACGGCTGACCATCGGCCTGCCGCGCGAATACTACGGCGAGGGGCTTGATCCCGAAGTCGCCGCGGCGGTCAACGAGGCCCGGGCGCGTCTCGAACGGCAGGGGCACCGTTTTGTCGACGTCTCATTGCCGCACACCAAGTACACCATTGCCGCCTACTACGTCATCTGCACCGCCGAGGCCTCCTCCAACCTGGCCCGCTATGACGGCGTCAAGTATGGCCACCGGACCGGTACGGCCCGCGACCTGATCGAGATGTATGAGAAGACCCGCAACGAGGGATTCGGGGCCGAGGTCAAGCGCCGCATTCTCCTGGGCACCTATGTCCTTTCCGCCGGGTACTTCGATGCCTACTATGGCACCGCGCAGAAGGTCCGCGCGCTGATCGCCGATGATTTCCGCCGCGCCTTCGAGAGTTGCGACTGCCTGCTCACGCCGACCGCGCCGACCGTCGCCTTCAAGCTCGGCGAACGCACCGAGGACCCGCTGGCGATGTATCTGTCCGACATCTACACGACGTCGATCAATCTTGCCGGCGTGCCGGCCGTGTCGGTGCCTTGCGGCAAATCCTCCAGCGGGCTGCCGATCGGCGCGCAGTTGATTGGACGCCCCTTTGAGGAACACATCATTCTGAGCGCCGGGGAAACCATCGAGCGATTCTGACCGTGCCCATGAAATACGAGCCCGTCATCGGACTGGAAGTCCACGCGCAGCTTTTGACCGAGACCAAGATCTTCTGCGGTTGCCGCGCCGCCTATGGCGCCGAACCGAACACCCAGACCTGTCCGGTCTGTCTCGGGCTGCCCGGCGCGCTGCCGGTGCTCAACCGCCGCGCGGTCGAATACGCGATGAGGATGATTCTCGCCGTCGGCGGGACCGTCAATCGCGAATCGATCTTCGCGCGCAAGAACTACTTCTATCCCGACCTGCCCAAGGGTTACCAGATCTCGCAGTATGACCGCCCGCTCGGCGAAGGTGGCGCGGTCACCTTCCTCGACGACGGCGCCGAGATTGCAATCGGCCTTATCCGCATCCACCTCGAAGAGGACGCCGGCAAGTCGTTTCATCCCGAATACGCGCATGACGCCGACGCCACCTGGGTCGACATGAACCGCTGCGGCGTGCCGTTGATCGAGATTGTCAGCAAACCCGACATCCGCTCCCCGCGCCAGGCAGGGCTCTACCTGACCCGCCTGCGCCAGACCCTCGAATACCTCGGCATCTGCACCGGCAACATGGAGGAGGGGGCGCTGCGCTGCGACGCGAATGTCTCGATTCGTCCGGTCGGTGACCCACGGTTCGGCACCCGCACCGAAGTGAAAAACATGAATTCGATCCGCGGCGTCGAACGCGCCCTCGCCTTCGAGATTGAGCGCCAGACCCGGCTGGTCGAATCCGGCGGCGTCGTGGTCCAGCAGACGATGCTGTGGGACGAGCGGGCGCAATCGGCCCACCCGATGCGCTCCAAGGAGGAGTCGTCGGATTACCGCTATTTCCCCGACCCCGATCTGCTGCCGTTGCGTGTGTCGAAGGCCTGGATCGAGGACGTGCGCCGCTCGCTGCCCGAATTGCCCGGCGCGCGCGCCGCGCGCCTGGCGTCGCAGTATGGCATCCCCGACTACGACGCGGCCGTGCTCACCGACACCCGCGCGCTGGCCGATTTCTTCGAGGAGACAGTCCGCCATTTTCCCGACGGCAAGAAAGTCTCGAACTGGATCATGACCGAGGTCCTGCGCGTCACCAGGGAGAAGGGGATCACCATCGATCGGTTGCCGGTAACCCCCGCCGCTCTCGGCGAGATGTTCAACTTGGTGGCGAAAGGCACGATTTCCGGCAAGATGGCCAAGGAGATCTTCGATCAGATGGCCGCCACCGGACGCACCGCCCGCGACATCGTTGCCTCATCGGGGCTCGTCCAGATCTCGACCGATGCCGAGTTGCTGCCCGTCATCGACCGCGTGCTGTCCGAACACGCCGACCAGGTCGCTCTCTACCACGCCGGCAAGACACAACTGTTCGGCTTCTTCGTCGGCCAGACGATGAAATTGACGCAGGGCGCCGCCAATCCCGGCAAAGTGAGCGAACTGCTCAGGCAGCGGTTGAACGAACAGTGTTAGGCAGGGTACGGCGGGATCGCCAATCTGACATCTGGACTATTGTGGAAGAATCGGCATTCGATGTATGATCCTTCTCCCATGCGGGGAGCATGAGGATGATTGATTGATGCTCGTAGGGGCGTATTGCATACGCCCCTGTTGCCACGCACGTGAAGGGCGTATGCAATACGCCACGACGTGGGAATAAAGATACATGGTGCTACGGTTGCTCCGGCCCGCTGCCCAGCAAGGATTGCTTCGTCGGGCGCAAAGAGCGCGCCCTCCTCGCAATGACGTGGGAGTGACGGCTGGACGCCTGCATCGTCATTGCGGGGAGACCCGACGGCTCTATGCCGGGCCGACGAAGCAATCTTTGTTCCTACCCATACACATGAACCGATTCCGACCATCACGGACCCCCGACCATGACCACTGACCCCATTCGCATCACCGTGCTTGCCTCCGGCAACGGCAGCAACTTCCAGGC
This window contains:
- the gatA gene encoding Asp-tRNA(Asn)/Glu-tRNA(Gln) amidotransferase subunit GatA; this encodes MSLSPTHWSIAEAVRRVVAGDISASKIVDAHLDRITERRGLNAYLRVTDTDARMQAAAIDGKRAAGRPLGPLAGAIVAIKDNIAMPGVPCTCGSRMLANWKPPYEATVVSRLKAADAIIIGKTNLDEFAMGSSTENSFFGPSRNPHDPRRVPGGSSGGSAVAVADFQAMGSLGSDTGGSIRTPAGFCGVVGLKPTYGSVSRWGLVAFASSLDQIGPFGRSIADVRAVFDVIKGHDPHDSTSMPLSDGRPLPERLTIGLPREYYGEGLDPEVAAAVNEARARLERQGHRFVDVSLPHTKYTIAAYYVICTAEASSNLARYDGVKYGHRTGTARDLIEMYEKTRNEGFGAEVKRRILLGTYVLSAGYFDAYYGTAQKVRALIADDFRRAFESCDCLLTPTAPTVAFKLGERTEDPLAMYLSDIYTTSINLAGVPAVSVPCGKSSSGLPIGAQLIGRPFEEHIILSAGETIERF
- the gatB gene encoding Asp-tRNA(Asn)/Glu-tRNA(Gln) amidotransferase subunit GatB — translated: MKYEPVIGLEVHAQLLTETKIFCGCRAAYGAEPNTQTCPVCLGLPGALPVLNRRAVEYAMRMILAVGGTVNRESIFARKNYFYPDLPKGYQISQYDRPLGEGGAVTFLDDGAEIAIGLIRIHLEEDAGKSFHPEYAHDADATWVDMNRCGVPLIEIVSKPDIRSPRQAGLYLTRLRQTLEYLGICTGNMEEGALRCDANVSIRPVGDPRFGTRTEVKNMNSIRGVERALAFEIERQTRLVESGGVVVQQTMLWDERAQSAHPMRSKEESSDYRYFPDPDLLPLRVSKAWIEDVRRSLPELPGARAARLASQYGIPDYDAAVLTDTRALADFFEETVRHFPDGKKVSNWIMTEVLRVTREKGITIDRLPVTPAALGEMFNLVAKGTISGKMAKEIFDQMAATGRTARDIVASSGLVQISTDAELLPVIDRVLSEHADQVALYHAGKTQLFGFFVGQTMKLTQGAANPGKVSELLRQRLNEQC